Genomic DNA from Frondihabitans sp. PAMC 28766:
GGAGCGGCTGAGCTTCGTCGCGGCCGACCTCACGAATGACGAGGGTTGGTTGGAAGCCGTCGACGGCGTCGACACCGTGCTGCACGTGGCCTCGCCGGTGCAGCCCGGAGACGTCGAGAACCCCGACGACCTCATCGTGCCGGCGCGCGAGGGCGCACTCCGGGTGCTGCGCGCGGCCCGCGACGCCGGGGTGCGTCGCGTCGTGTTGACGTCGGCCTTCCACGCGGTCAGCTGGGGCTGGCCGCACGACGACCACGTCTTCACCGAGGCCGACTGGACGGTGCTCGACGGCCCGGGCGTCGATGCCTACGGCACGAGCAAGACGCTCGCCGAGCGCGCCGCGTGGGACTTCGTGAAGGCGGAGGGCGGCTCGCTCGAGCTCGTCACGACGCTGCCCGTCGCGGTCGTCGGGCCGATCATGGGCAGAGACATCTCGGGTGCGAACCACCTCGTGCAGTCGATCCTGACCGGCACGATGGCGGTGCTGCCGCATCTGTACGTGCCGATCGTCGACGTGCGCGACGTCGCGGCCGCGCATATCCTGGCGATGACGACGCAGGAGGCCGCAGGTCAGCGCTTCCTGCTCTCGAACGGCCCGGCCGTGTCGATGCCCGACATCGGCGCGACGATCCGCAGGGGCCTCGGCACCGACGCGTCACGGGTGCCGACCCGGGTGGCCCCGAACTTCGTCGTGCGAATCAACGCGATCTTCAACAAGGGCTTCCGACCCGTCGTACGCGACCTCGGCTACTCGAAGAAGACGTCGAACGAGCGCGCTCGCACGCAGCT
This window encodes:
- a CDS encoding aldehyde reductase, encoding MPTTRVLVTGGSGFIAGHCILQLLDQGYEVRTTVRSLAREASVRSTLSAAGMAAGERLSFVAADLTNDEGWLEAVDGVDTVLHVASPVQPGDVENPDDLIVPAREGALRVLRAARDAGVRRVVLTSAFHAVSWGWPHDDHVFTEADWTVLDGPGVDAYGTSKTLAERAAWDFVKAEGGSLELVTTLPVAVVGPIMGRDISGANHLVQSILTGTMAVLPHLYVPIVDVRDVAAAHILAMTTQEAAGQRFLLSNGPAVSMPDIGATIRRGLGTDASRVPTRVAPNFVVRINAIFNKGFRPVVRDLGYSKKTSNERARTQLGWSPRDPHEAIVAAARSMVGVEVPA